In the genome of Streptomyces sp. SAI-127, the window GACCGCACCACCGAGGGAGCGGAAGAAGGTGACCGTCGAGCTGGCCGAGCCGAGGTCGCTCGGGTCGACCTGGTTCTGCGTGCACAGCACCAGGTTCTGCATCATCATGCCGATGCCGAGACCCAGCAGGGCCATGAAGATGGCCATCTTCCAGTAGTCCGTGTCGTACGTGCTGGTGCCGAGCAGACCCAGGCCGGCCGTCACCAGCACGCCACCGCTCACCAGCCACGCCTTCCAGCGTCCGGTGCGGGTGATGAACTGCCCGGAGACGGTGGAGGAGACGAACAGACCACCGATCATCGGGATGGTCATCACACCCGACATCGTCGGGGACTTGTCGCGGGCCAGCTGGAAGTACTGGCTGAAGAAGACCGTGCCGGTGAACATCGCGACACCGACGAACAGCGAGGCCAGCGACGCGAGCGTGATGGTGCGGTTCCTGAACAGGCGCAGCGGGATGATCGGCTCGCGCACCTTGGACTCGACCAGCACGAACACCAGACCGAGGACGATCGAACCACCGACCATCGCGTACGTCTGCCAGGAGACCCAGTCGTACTTGTCACCGGCGAAGGTGACCCAGACCAGCAGCAGCGAGACGGCGGCGGCGATGAAGAACGCGCCGCCCCAGTCGACCTTCACGTCCCGCTTCACGACCGGCAGGTGCAGGGTCTTCTGCAGCACGATCAGCGCGAGGACGGCGAAGGGGACGCCGACGTAGAAGCACCAGCGCCAGCCCAGCCACGAGGTGTCGGTGATGACACCGCCGAGCAGCGGGCCGCCGACGGTGGCGACGGCGAAGGTCGCGCCGAGGTAGCCGGAGTAACGGCCGCGCTCGCGCGGGGAGATCATCGCCGCCATGACGATCTGCGCGAGGGCGGACAGACCGCCGACGCCGATGCCCTGGACGACACGGCAGGCGATCAGCATGCCGGCGTTCTGCGAGAGACCCGCCGCCGCGGAGCCCAGGACGTAGATGACCAGGGCTATCTGGACGAGCGCCTTCTTGCTGTAGAGGTCGGCGAGCTTGCCCCACAGGGGAGTGGCCGCGGTCATCGACAGCAGGGCGGCGGTGACGACCCAGGTGTAGGCGGACTGGCCGCCGCCCAGGTCGCTGATGATGTGCGGGAGGGCGTTGGTGACGATCGTGGACGACAGGATCGCCACGAACATGCCGAGCAGCAGGCCGGAGATGGCCTCCATGATCTGCCGGTGCGTCATGGGGGCGTACTCGGTGGAGCCTCCCCCGTGCTTGGCGTGAGCCCGCACACCGGTTGGTGTGGTCGTAGCCATGGGCTTCCTTCTCTTACTGGGTGGTCGCGGGTGTACGGGTGATCTGTTCGAGTACGGGGGGTACGGGCGGCCGCGGTTCGGGGCCGTGCGCGCGGGTGTCGTCGAAGCTCGCCCGGAGGCGGGCCATCAGCGCGGTCAACTGGGCCACCTCGTCGTCGCTCCAGTCGCTCAGCCGTTCGGCGAGCAGCTGGCAGGTCCGACGGGACAGCTGGTCCAGGAGCGCCTGGCCGGCCGGGGTCAGCCGCAGGATGCGTGAGCGCTTGTCCGCCGGGTCGGGGGAGCGTTCGATCCAGCCGCGCTCGGCGACGTGCGCCACATGCCGGCTGGTCACGGACATGTCCACGGCGAGCAGCTCGGAGAGCCTGCTCATGCGCATGTCTCCGTAGCGCCCGAGCAGGGTCAGCACGGCGGCGGAACCGGAAGGGCACTCGGACGGCATCATCCGTCCGATCTCCCTCTTCACGGCGCCGAAGGCGCTGAACTGACGGATCAGCTCCTCGTAGCGCGTCTGCTCGGCCATCACACCTCCCGTATTCGTTGCTTAGGGCAACCATAGACGTGCTTGGTTGCTACAGGCAAATAAAACGGGGTGAGTGCGGCATAAAAACTTGGCAAAGGCAAGTATTGCGAACGTAAACCTGCGGGTGGGGGCCTGTACTACCCCCTTGAGCCCCGCACTTGGGCCCGGCTCCCGGATTCGCTAGGGTCTCTGGGCATGGCTGAGAACCAGGTCCCCCAGGGCAACCACGACCCCGCCGGCAGCACCCAGATGTTCCGCGCGTTCGTCGACGAGGGCCCGCAGGGCCGCCGGCAGCAGACCGCTCCCGCCGCTTCGGGCGGCCCGCGGATCGGCCTCATCATCGGCGTGGTGGTCGCAGTGGCGATCGTCGCGGCGGTGGCTTGGCTGGCGCTGAAGTAGCGGGTTGCCTCCGGCGGTTGGGCGGGTTTGCTGCGGGTTTGGTGGGGGCGGGCGTTGTGCGCAGTTCCCCGCGCCCCTGGGTGCCTGCGGCGGCCCGTTTCGGCTTCGGTGGGGGCGGGTGTAGCGCGTGGGGTTCGGTGGGTGGGTCGGGGCCGGGGTGGGGGGGTGTCCGTCCTCGGTCCGGCGGTTGCTGGTGCTTGGGCGGTGCTCGGTATCGGACGCCGGCCGCTGCGGGCGGACACCCCCCACCCCGTCCCCTTCCCGCCGTACGCGGCTACCGGCCCGCTGGGGCGCGCGAGGTGGTGATCGGTCCGTCGTGGCGTGGGTGGCTGCAACTCCCCAGGGGCGCGGGGAACTGCGCGACCGGCCACGACGCGCCCGCAGCCGCCCGACGACATGGTGAGGCACCCTCATAGGCGCCCCGCCCGCACCGACCCGGCACCTCCACAGGCGCCCGGACCACGACCTGACCGGGTGCCCCCTCAGGCGCACCCGGTTCGTTCAGGTCAGTCCGAGATGAGGCCCTCGCGCAGCTGTGCCAGCGTGCGGGTCAGCAGGCGCGAGACGTGCATCTGGGAGATGCCGACCTCCTCGCCGATCTGTGACTGCGTCATGTTGGCGAAGAAGCGCAGCATGATGATCTGCCGCTCACGGGGCGGGAGTTTGGCCAGCAGCGGCTTCAGGGACTCCCGGTACTCGACGCCCTCCAGAGCCGTGTCCTCGTAGCCGAGGCGGTCCGCGAGGGAGCCCTCGCCGCCGTCGTCCTCCGGGGCCGGGGAGTCCAGCGAGGAGGCGGTGTAGGCGTTGCCGACCGCGAGGCCGTCGACGACGTCCTCCTCGGACACGCCCAGCACGGAGGCGAGTTCGGCCACCGTCGGGGAGCGGTCCAGCTTCTGGGAGAGGTCGTCGCTGGCCTTGGTGAGGGCCAGCCGCAGCTCCTGGAGGCGGCGCGGGACGCGCACCGACCACGAGGTGTCGCGGAAGAACCGCTTGATCTCACCGACGACGGTCGGCATCGCGAACGTCGGGAACTCCACGCCGCGTTCGCAGTCGAAGCGGTCGATCGCCTTGATGAGGCCGATGGTGCCGACCTGGACGATGTCCTCCATCGGCTCGTTGCGCGAGCGGAAGCGGGCCGCCGCGTAGCGCACCAGCGGGAGGTTGAGTTCGATGAGGGTGTCCCGGACGTAGGCACGCTCCGGGCTGTTCTCGTCGAGTGCGGCGAGCCGCAGGAAGAGGGAGCGGGACAGGGTGCGGGTGTCGATGGCTCCGGACACCGTCGGGGGAGTCGGGAGGACCGGGGCCGGTGCGGCCTCGACGGCCGTGATGTCGTCGAGCACTGGCTCGGCCTCGCTCTTCATGAGCGTAAGCACCTTCGAGCTGCCCTGATCTGCGGACATGCCACCCCCTTTGGGTCGCGGGACGGTCGTGGCGAACGCCCCGTGGTGGAACGTCAGCCTTCACCTGAATACCGGAGCCGAAGCCTCGGCAAACGCGCTTCCCGCAGAATGTCACATGTCGGCAACACGCTGTAGTGACATGTCGACATGTGAGACCCGAATACGCCCTGGATAAAGGGGGTCTGACGGTTTTTCGGCACAGAAGTGTCGGGAACGGCGCTGGTGAGCGATTCGCTCGCGCCGGTTACGCCTCGATACTGCTTGCGAACTGCGGTGTTCCGGAACGTGCGACCGTGCGCCCCTTATGCATCGGCTAAGCGTCGATCCGATTGGCGGATCGCAGCCGCTGGAAGCTACGCGCGAGTAGCCTCGAAACGTGCATCTGCGAGACGCCGAGTTCCGCGCTGATTTGCGACTGGGTGAGATTGCTGTAGTAGCGCAGCAGCAGGATTCGCTGTTCCCGTTCCGGGAGTTGGACGAGCAGATGGCGGACCAGGTCGCGGTGCTCCACGCCGTCCAGCGCCGGGTCCTCGTAGCCGAGCCGGTCGAGCAGGCCCGGCAGTCCGTCGCCCTCCTGGGCCGCCTCGAGCGAGGTGGCGTGGTACGACCGTCCGGCCTCGATGCAGGACAGCACCTCGTCCTCGGTGATGCGCAGCCGCTCGGCGATCTCGGAGGTCGTCGGGGTCCGGCCGAAGGCGGTCGTCAGGTCCTCCGTCGCGCCGTTGACCTGCACCCACAGCTCGTGCAGCCGGCGCGGGACGTGGACCGTACGGACGTTGTCGCGGAAGTACCGCTTGATCTCGCCGACGACGGTCGGCATCGCGAAGGTCGGGAACTGCACGCCCCGGTCCGGGTCGAAGCGGTCGATCGCGTTGATGAGCCCGATGGTGCCGACCTGGATCACGTCCTCCATCGGCTCGTTCCGGGAGCGGAAGCGGGCGGCCGCGTAGCGCACGAGCGGGAGGTTGGCCTCGATGAGGGCCGCCCGCACCCGGCTGTGCTCCGGCGTGCCCGGCTGAAGCCCCTTCAACTGGCCGAAGAGCACCTGGGTGAGCGCCCGGGTGTCGGCGCCGCGGCTACGTGGAGCGGCCTCCTGGGGTGCCTCCTGGGGAGGCGCGGTACTGGCCGACACGGTCAACGCCACCTCTTCGTTGATCAACCCATCCGTCAAAAGCGGTCATAGCATCACAAGACATGTGCACTGTGTGCAAGCACCGCATACGTTGGGTTACGCCGTGTTGAGGGGCATGTCGGGGTGAAGGCGCAGAAAAGCCTCCCGCTGTTTCCGGCGGGAGGCTTCGGAGCGCTCGGGCTCAGTACGCGTAGTCCGCGATCACCCAGCTGGCGAACTCCTTCCACAGCGCCACGCCCGCCTGGTGCTCCGGGTGCTCGACGTACGTCCGCAGCGCGGTCGCGTCCTCGAAGCCGGAGTTGATGGCGAAGTCGTAGGCGATGGGCCGGTCGCTGAGATTCCAGCCCAGCTCCCAGAAGCGGATCTCGGGGATCTTGCCCTCCAGGGCGCGGAAGGCCTCGACTCCCGCCACCACGCGCGGGTCGTCGCGCTCGACGCCCTCGTCGAGCTTGAAGAGGACGAGATGGCGGATCATGGGCGCTCCCTCGGGTCTGTCAGTGCGCCCCGTCGGCCAGCCAGGTGAAGAAGTCGCCGACGGCCTTGGCGGCGTCCGATATGCCCTCGAACCCTATCTGCACGTAGTCGGCGGCCTTGGCCGGGTCCGTGATGATCACATACAGCACGAAGACCACGAGCACATAGACGGCGATCTTCTTTCCGTTCACCGCCACCGCGGCCTCCCCCGCTTCTGGTGAGTCTGTTCCTTCTGGGGCGCGAGTGTAACCGGGGTGATCAGTACGCACGAAGGGCCCCGTCTCTCGACGAGGCCCTTCTCAAGCGGTAGCGGAGGGATTTGAACCCTCGGTGACTTGCGCCACACTCGCTTTCGAGGCGAGCTCCTTCGGCCGCTCGGACACGCTACCGAGGGAGACCTTACAGCAAGGTGGGGCGTGCTTTGAAATCAGAATTCAGCGCTCGCGGAAGAACTCCGTGAGGAGTCCGGCGCACTCCTCCGCGAGGACACCTTCGATGACTTCGGGCCGGTGGTTGAGGCGCCGGTCGCGGACGACGTCCCACAGTGAACCGGCCGCGCCCGCCTTCTCGTCCCGGGCGCCGTAGACCACCCGGTCCACCCGGGACTGGACGATCGCGCCCGCGCACATCGTGCAGGGCTCCAGCGTGACGACAAGCGTGCAGCCGGCCAGCCGCCACTCGCCGAGCTCCGCCGCCGCCCTCCTGATGGCGAGGACCTCCGCGTGCGCGGTCGGGTCGCCGCCGGCCTCGCGTTCGTTGTGGCCGGCCGCGAGCACGGTCGTACCGTCCGGAGACAGTACGACGGCGCCCACCGGCACATCCGCGCCTGCCTTGCCGGCCTCCTCCAGGGCGAGCCGCATCGCGGCCCGCCAGCGGTCGCGCAGCGGGTCTGCCGCGGTGGTTCCGGTCAGCGGACGGTCTCCAGGACCTCCGAGGCGCCCAGGGACTCGGCGATCTCGTTGACGGCGTCCTCCGACAGGGACTTCAGCTGCTTCTCGCTGACCCCCAGGTCGTCGAGGACCTGGGCATCCCCGACCGGGCCGTGAGGCACGATTTCTCCGGAGACGCCCGCCTCGGCGGCGGTGTCGTCGTCGTCCTCGTCCTCACCGTCCTCGGTGCCGTCGAGGTCGAGGGCGTCGAGGTCCGGGTCGTCGTCGGGCTCCCTTCCGAGCAGTTCGTCGGTGAGCAGGATCTCGCCGTACGAGCTGCGGGCAGCGGCGGCGGCGTCCGAGACATAGATGCGAGGATCCTCCTCGCCGTCGATGCGGACGACGCCGAACCAAGCGTCTTCCTGCTCGATCAGTACGAGCACCGTGTCGTCCTCGGCCGCGGCTTCACGGGCGAGGTCGGCCAGATCCGACAGGGTCTCCACATCGTCGAGCTCTGTGTCGCTCGCTTCCCACCCGTCTTCGGTGCGCGCGAGCAGTGCGGCGAAGTACACCGTGACTCTCCCACTGGTCATAGGCGTGCCGGTTGGGGGTCCCCCCGGCGGAGGTTGCGGGCGGGGAGAGCTCGGCTCCGAGCCCCGCCCACTCGGAATCGTGGCAGAAACAAGGCGTTCAGGGGACGTCTTCGGCACCCTGTGTCCGGTGGTTTTGATCGCACGTGCGTCGGCACGTCGGTGAAGGACCACCAGCGCACTCGTCGCCGCCACGAGCGGGATCGTACGCGGCTTTCCCAAGGGCCCACGCACGGCCACCTGTTCAGCGCACCATCGGTGCGCCGCCGGGCTCGCGGGCGCGTGATCTTCCTTACCAGCGGAAAGTCCGCATACGCATCGCGTGTCGCAGTCGGGCAACCTTCGCCCGGCGCGGCTGCACCCGGTCGCGCAGTTCTCGGGCCTCCGCGAGATCGCGCAGGAACTGCGCGCGACGGCGTCGGCGCTCGGCGTCGGTCTCGGTCTCGTGTGACGACGGTTCGTGCTCAGGCAGGTCAGGCATCGGTTCACCACCCCAGTCCGTCCCTCCCACTTTCCCCCGGTCGGGCGGTTTGACGCCAGCGCGAGGGGGGGTGGTGGACCCGGCTACTGTTGTGGACATGCGTCTCCACGTCGTCGACCATCCGCTGGTCGCACACAAACTCACCGCGCTGCGCGACCAGCGCACCGACTCCGCGACCTTCCGTCGTCTCGCCGACGAGCTGGTCACCCTGCTCGCCTACGAGGCCACGCGCGACGTGCGCACCGAGGCGGTCGACATCCGCACGCCGGTCGCCCCCACGACCGGTGTGAAGCTGTCGTATCCGCGCCCGCTGGTGGTGCCGATCCTCCGTGCCGGGCTCGGCATGCTGGACGGCATGGTCCGGCTGCTGCCGACCGCCGAGGTGGGTTTCCTCGGCATGATCCGCAACGAGGAGACGCTGCAGGCCACCACGTACGCCGCGCGCATGCCGGAGGACCTCTCCGGGCGGCAGGTGTACGTCCTCGACCCGATGCTCGCGACCGGTGGCACCCTGGTCGCCGCGATCCGTGAGCTGATCAAGCGGGGCGCGGACGATGTGACGGCGGTGGTCCTGCTGGCCGCCCCGGAGGGCGTGGAGATCATGGAGCGCGAGCTGGCGGGCACTCCGGTCACGGTGGTCACGGCCGCGGTCGACGACCACCTCAACGAGCACGGCTACATCGTCCCGGGCCTCGGCGACGCGGGAGACCGCCTGTACGGCGCGGCCGAGTAGGGGGTGCCTGCGGGTTCGGTGGGGGCGGGCGTTGTGCGCAGTTCCCCGCGCCCCTGAATGCCTGCGGCGGCCCGTTTCGGCCTCGGTGGGGGCTGGTGTAGCGCCTGCGGTCCGGTGGGTGGGTCGGGGCCGGGGTGGGGGGTATCCGTCCTCGGTCCGGCGGCTCGGTCCCTTGAACAGGGCTCGGTAACGGACGCCGGCCGCTGCGGGCGGACACCCCCCACCCCGTCCCCTTGCCGCCGTACGCGGCCAACGGCCCGTCGGGGCGGGCGAGGTGGCGAACGGCCCGTCGTGGTGCGGGGGTGGGGATCGGTCCGTCGTGGTGCGGGTGACTGCAACTCCCCAGGGGCGCGGGGAACTGCGCGACCAGCCCCCACCGGCCCGCAGACGCGCAAGGACCCGGCGTGGCACCCCCACAGGCGCCCGGCCCAAGCCCAGCGCAGCTGCCCGCGGGGAACTGCGCGACCAGCCCCCACCGGCCCGCACCCGCCCTACGACATCAGGTGGCATCCCCGTAGGCACCCAGCCCTACGTCACCTCAGCAGCTCTTCTTCGACGCCGTCGGCTCGGGTGCGCTCAGCGCGGCCAGGGCCTTGTCCGCTGCCACCTTGCTGGTCAGGTTCTTGAAGGCCGTCCCGATGATCAGGTCGACCTCGGCGCCCTTGCGGGTGTCCGTGCGGGTCTCGGCGGAGGCCAGCTGCGTCGCGAGGACCGGCAGTGAGGTCTTGAGCGCGGACGACGGACCGAGCAGTACCCCCGTGCCCTTGACCTTCTTGTCGTAGGTCGCCGTCGCGTTGCCCACGTCGCCGATCTTGAAGCCCCGCTTCTTCAGTTCGTCCGCCGTCTTCTTGGCGAGCCCACCGCGAGCCGTGGCGTTCAGGACGTTGACGGTGATCTGGCCCGGCTTGGGGAGAGGGGCCACGGAGGCGGAGGGGGACGCGCCGGCCTTCGTCGTGCAGTCCCCCTTGGAGCCGACCGCGGAGGCCTCGTCCCCACCGCCCGTGAACACGTCGATGAGCTGGAGCGTGCCCCAGCCGACCAGGCTCAGCGCGGCGACGGAGGCCACCACGCCGAGCACGAGCCTGCCGCGCCGCCGGGGCCGACGCATCCGGGGGTACTTGTCGCCCGTGATCCGGTACTTACGGCCCATGCCGGGGGGCGTCAGCATGCTCATGGGCGCAGCGTAGTGCGCCAGGACGGCAATGCCTACTAGATGATCATTGACCACGGTGCAGGTGAACCCGAAAGGGTCAAACCTTCACGGCGCGGTCACTCAGTCCAGTTCGAGCACACGCGCGTGCAGCACCTGTCGCTGCTGGAGCGCCGCCCGCACCGCGCGGTGCAGCCCGTCCTCCAGGTACAGGTCACCCTGCCATTTCACGACGTGCGCGAACAGGTCGCCGTAGAACGTCGAGTCCTCGGCGAGCAGGGTCTCCAGATCGAGCTGGCCCTTGGTCGTCACCAGCTGATCGAGGCGGACCGGGCGCGGTGCGACGTCCGCCCACTGCCGGGTGCTTTCCCGGCCGTGGTCGGGGTACGGCCGGCCGTTTCCGATGCGCTTGAAGATCACACGGAAAGCCTACCGGTCAAGACCTTCCGGGCGCAGCCATGGCGACCGAGTGCGGTGCTGGAAAAAAGCCACGAAAGGGCTCGTAACGGGAGCAGGGGTTGGGGATGAGTGAGCGAAAGACCCCTCCGGAGGGCGTCACGGGGGCCGCCGCGGGAACCGCCGACCGGTCCATGCCGGAGGCACAGTCCGGCTCCTCCGCCCAGCCCCGGGAGGCCCTGAAGATCGCCTCCGGCTACGCCTTCACCGGGTCCGCCCTCGATCTGGGCGCGCTCATGTGGGGACGGCGTCTGTCTGCCGGACGCGCAGGTCAGGATCCCGCTGCCGTTGCTCAACCGGCGGGCGATGTCCCGGGGATCTCCGAACCGGGTGTGCGCAACGAGAAGGTGCAGGCCAGGGCCGCGGAAGTGCATCAGACGTGGGCCGCCACCGGGTGTCCCGCCGAGTTCCACGCCCTCGGCGGCATCGGTCACGGCACTCCCGTGCGGGCCACCGTCACCAGTTTCGGGCCGGTGCTGCTGTCCAAGGTGCTCCAGCGTCAGGGCCGTCGTGGCAGTACGGCCCGGAGGAGGCGGTAGCCCCGCCTCCTCCGGAGGATCAGCCGCGCTTCTCCGCTCTCAACGGCGGCTGCTTCTTCGTGCTCTGCGGTTTCGGCGCACTGCGTGCGGCCTCCGCGCGCAGCAGGGCGCGCAGGATCGCGTACGGGTCCTTGGACATGACGGTGTTCCTTGCGTGAGTGCTGAGCAGGCCTGGGGAAGCGGGCTCTGTCAGCAGCGCAGGACCACGGAACGCAGGGCGCGCGGCACGTACGGCGGCCGCGGCGACACCGGCACGGGGCGGTACGCCGGCACGCCGGGAGCCGTCTCCGGTCGCGGAGCGGGGCGCAGAGGTACGGCCGTTCGGTGGACGGCCCGGGCCGGTGACCGCACAGGGGTGTCGAGGACGTCGTACTCGACGAGCTCCCCGGCCGGTACGGGCGGCATCGCATGCGCCTGGAAATGCGCCCCGGGAACCAGCAGCGCGAGCAGCAGCACGAGCGTCCGCAGCCAGTCATGGCTGCACGGGGCACGTCGTACGGAACTCACACAGGTCGTCTCCCCGCCCGGCGCACGTGATTCATCACTTCGGCCGCGCGATTCACCCGGTCGCAGCAGTGCGCCCGTCGGTGGTGCGGAAGGTGACGCTCGCCGGTTCCCGTCCGGCGAGGCTGTGGCCGTCGGGAGGGCGGTGGTGTGGTGAGGGCGTGGCGGATCTCGGGCGTGGCTCGTCAGCGGTCGCGGGGCTCACCGGGTCGCGGCAGCACGCACACCGAGTTCGGCCATGAGCTTGTCCGATCGAGGTGGCTTGCCCGTCGATCGTGCGGCGGGGTTGTGGCCGTCGGTGGGGCGAGGGCGTGGCGGATGTCGGGGGTGGCGCCAGCGGGCGCCGTCCGTGGGTCTGACTCGTCAGAGGTCGCGGCAGCACGCATGCCGGTGATGGGGCGGCTGGGTGGCACCCATCGGTTCCCGGCCGGCGGGTGTGGCTCGTGATTCGGCTGCCCGGCGGCAGTGGCGGTGTGCCGAGGACCTGGGTGGCACTCGCCGGTCGCCTTCAGCCGTGGGATTCACCGGACCGGGGCATGACCGTGGAACACGCGTGTCGACAGCCGGGGCGGTCGCAGAGGTGGCGTCGCGGTCACAGCGTGCGCGGCACCTCTCGGGCCCGGGTGCGGATGGTGAGCGCGGTGATGATCTCGACGACGCCGACGACGACCAGCCAGATGCCGCCCACCAGGGTGAGCACGGCGACCGATTCGAAGGGGGAGTCGATCAGCACGATCCCGGCGGCGAAGGTGAGGACGCCGAGGAGGATCTGCCAGCCGCGGGCCGGCATCGACCGGTCGGACGCGGCGGCCAGGGTCTGGGTGATGCCGCGGATCAGCCAGCCGATGCCGATCCACAGGGCGAGCAGCAGGATCGACCGCATCGGGCCGCGCAGACAGAACAGGCCCAGCAGGATCGACAGAGCGCCGCTGATGAAGGCCAGGACGCGCAGGGCCGTCGTTCTGTGGGTGCCGAAGGCCGCGACCAGCTGGAAGACACCGCTGATCAGGAGGTAGACGCCGAAGAGGACACCGGCCACGAGCAGGGAGGCGTCGGGCCAGACCAGGACCAGAACGCCGAGGATCAGGGAGGCGGCGCCGGTGAGCAGGACGACCTGCCAGGCGGCCTGGGCGAGGGTGTGCAAGGGCCCCTCGAGGGGCGGTTCGGGCGCGTGCGGCGAGACGCCCGGCGGGCGGCCCGCGTGGACCTTGCGGTCGTTGAAGCGGTCGTCGAACTCGGTCATGGTCCATGCTGGGACCGCCGGACACCGCACTGCCACCGGGGCGGGCCACCCGGCTGACCGCGCTCCGCGTCGACTCCCTCTCGGCCAGATCCGCCGGACCGGCCCTAGGACTTCTTGGCCGCCTTCGCCGCCGCCTTCATCTCCTGCTTGTGCGCGCGGACCTTGGTCAGTGACTCGGGGCCGGTGATGTCGGCGACGGACCGGAAGGACTTCGGCTCGCCGTACGCGCCCGCGGCCTCGCGCCAGCCCTTCGGCTGAACGCCGAGCTGCTTGCCCAGCAACGCCAGGAAGATCTGTGCCTTCTGCTTCCCGAACCCCGGCAGCTCCTCCAGCCGGCGCAGCAGTTCGCGGCCGTCGGCCACGCCCTTCCAGACCAGCTCGGCCCGACCGTCGTAGTGCTCGACCAGGTACTGGCACAACTGCTGGATCCGCTTGGCCATCGAGCCGGGGTAGCGGTGCACGGCCGGCTTCTCGGAGAGCAGCGCGGCGAAGGCCTCCGGTTCCTGTGCGGCGATCTCGTGGGCGTCGAGGTCGTTCGCGCCGAGGCGGTCCGCGATGGTGCGGGGGCCCTTGAACGCCCACTCCATCGGGACCTGCTGGTCCAGCAGCATCCCGACCAGCGCGGCGAGCGGGGAGCGGCCGAGGAGCTCGTCGGCCTCGGGGTCCTGGGAGAGGTGAAGGGTGACGTCCATGCCCCCGATCATGCCTGCGCCGACGGCTCGCCTCTACCGGGAGCCGGCGGACTGCTCCCTCCAGTAGCCGAGCGCGTTCACCCGATCTTTGGCGACACCGAGATCCTTGCGGACGTACGACGACAGCGCCCTGGTCGTCGCCGTGTCGCAGGCGATCCACACATACGCGTCCGGGTGGCTCTTCAGCAGACCGGGCAGGTCCGCCTTCACCTGGGCGACCAGATGCGCGCCGGAGTCGAGGCGGAGGACCCGGCGGACCTCGTGGCGGGACGGGTCGGTGCGGAAGGGGAGGCCGTCGTCGCCGCCCTCGAACCAGACGGTCGCGGGGGAGGAGTCCAGGGCGCCGAGGAGGGAGTTGAGGGCGGGCAGGGAGGCCGGGTCGCCGATGGCGAAGACATGGGTGGGCTCGGGGTCGGGGCGCTCGAAGCCGGTTCCGTGGACGGTGGCCTCGACGGTGTCGCCGGGCTTCGCCGTCCGGGCCCAGTCGCTGGCCACGCCGTCGTGCAGCGCGAACTCCAGGCTGAAGGTGCCTGCCGCGGGGTCCGGGTCCACCAGGGTGTAGGCGCGCTGGTGCGGTTTGCCCGCCGCGGCGAACCACAGGCGCACCCACATCGTCGGGTGGACGCCGGTGACGGCAAGCATCCCGCCGTCGGTGAGGTGCACCCGCCGGTACGCGCCGGTGACGTCCTCGGCGCCGGTCACGGTGAACGTGAAGTCCTTCGCGCGCAGCAGCCTCAGGACCGCTCCCTCCCAGCCGTGCCCCTGCCCCATGACCTTTTCACCCCTCACGTACGATTCCCTCACCAGTAAACTTAGGTAAGCCTAACTTAAAGGGAAGCGGGTTCGAGGGTGAGTATCGAGATCTACCGCGACGCCTGGGGGATACCCCATCTCCGCGCGGGCAGCGCACATGAACTCGCCCGCGCCCAGGGCCGGGTCACCGCCCGCGACCGTGCCTGGCAGCTGGAGGTGGAACGGCATCGCGCGCAGGGCACCTCGGCCGCCTTCCTCGGTGCCGGGGCCCTGTCCTGGGACACCCTCGCGAGACGGGCCCGCCTGGACGACACGGCGAGACGCTGCTTCCAGGCGCTGGAGAGACGGGACCCGGAGACGGCCGACTGGGTGCGGGCGTACGTCGACGGCGTGAACGAGGAGCTGCCGGGCACGCGGGCCCCGGAGCTCGCCCGCGTCGGCCTCGCCCCCGGGCGCTGGGAGCCCTGGACCCCGCTCGGCGTCTGGCTCGCCACCCACATCCTGTTCGCCGGCTTCCCGGCCAAGCTCTGGCGGGACGAGGCGCTACGGCACCTGGGCCCGGACGCGGTCGGGCTGTTCGCCGCCGACGGCCCGGGCACCTCCGGCAGCAACGGCTGGCTGGTCGCCGGCGCCCGCACCACCACCGGCCATGCCGTCCTCGCGGGCGACCCGCACCGCTACATCGAGGATCCCGGCGTCTACCAGCAGATCCGGCTCGCCTGCCCCGAGTTCGA includes:
- a CDS encoding type II toxin-antitoxin system VapB family antitoxin, coding for MIFKRIGNGRPYPDHGRESTRQWADVAPRPVRLDQLVTTKGQLDLETLLAEDSTFYGDLFAHVVKWQGDLYLEDGLHRAVRAALQQRQVLHARVLELD
- a CDS encoding LytR C-terminal domain-containing protein, with the translated sequence MSMLTPPGMGRKYRITGDKYPRMRRPRRRGRLVLGVVASVAALSLVGWGTLQLIDVFTGGGDEASAVGSKGDCTTKAGASPSASVAPLPKPGQITVNVLNATARGGLAKKTADELKKRGFKIGDVGNATATYDKKVKGTGVLLGPSSALKTSLPVLATQLASAETRTDTRKGAEVDLIIGTAFKNLTSKVAADKALAALSAPEPTASKKSC
- a CDS encoding siderophore-interacting protein, which gives rise to MGQGHGWEGAVLRLLRAKDFTFTVTGAEDVTGAYRRVHLTDGGMLAVTGVHPTMWVRLWFAAAGKPHQRAYTLVDPDPAAGTFSLEFALHDGVASDWARTAKPGDTVEATVHGTGFERPDPEPTHVFAIGDPASLPALNSLLGALDSSPATVWFEGGDDGLPFRTDPSRHEVRRVLRLDSGAHLVAQVKADLPGLLKSHPDAYVWIACDTATTRALSSYVRKDLGVAKDRVNALGYWREQSAGSR
- the upp gene encoding uracil phosphoribosyltransferase, with the protein product MRLHVVDHPLVAHKLTALRDQRTDSATFRRLADELVTLLAYEATRDVRTEAVDIRTPVAPTTGVKLSYPRPLVVPILRAGLGMLDGMVRLLPTAEVGFLGMIRNEETLQATTYAARMPEDLSGRQVYVLDPMLATGGTLVAAIRELIKRGADDVTAVVLLAAPEGVEIMERELAGTPVTVVTAAVDDHLNEHGYIVPGLGDAGDRLYGAAE
- a CDS encoding helicase HerA-like domain-containing protein — protein: MSERKTPPEGVTGAAAGTADRSMPEAQSGSSAQPREALKIASGYAFTGSALDLGALMWGRRLSAGRAGQDPAAVAQPAGDVPGISEPGVRNEKVQARAAEVHQTWAATGCPAEFHALGGIGHGTPVRATVTSFGPVLLSKVLQRQGRRGSTARRRR
- a CDS encoding HdeD family acid-resistance protein produces the protein MTEFDDRFNDRKVHAGRPPGVSPHAPEPPLEGPLHTLAQAAWQVVLLTGAASLILGVLVLVWPDASLLVAGVLFGVYLLISGVFQLVAAFGTHRTTALRVLAFISGALSILLGLFCLRGPMRSILLLALWIGIGWLIRGITQTLAAASDRSMPARGWQILLGVLTFAAGIVLIDSPFESVAVLTLVGGIWLVVVGVVEIITALTIRTRAREVPRTL
- a CDS encoding HhH-GPD-type base excision DNA repair protein, producing the protein MDVTLHLSQDPEADELLGRSPLAALVGMLLDQQVPMEWAFKGPRTIADRLGANDLDAHEIAAQEPEAFAALLSEKPAVHRYPGSMAKRIQQLCQYLVEHYDGRAELVWKGVADGRELLRRLEELPGFGKQKAQIFLALLGKQLGVQPKGWREAAGAYGEPKSFRSVADITGPESLTKVRAHKQEMKAAAKAAKKS